The proteins below come from a single Cannabis sativa cultivar Pink pepper isolate KNU-18-1 chromosome 3, ASM2916894v1, whole genome shotgun sequence genomic window:
- the LOC133036339 gene encoding probable serine/threonine-protein kinase SIS8 isoform X2 gives MPSLIDLQGTPVSEGVAWEAVLVNKAADSNLLKLEQVALEMAVKSRSDSLVFVNSDLVRKLAVLVANYMGGPVGNPENMLREWQNLTYNLKATHGSMVLPLGSLKIGLARHRALLFKVLADSVTIPCRLVKGPQYTGSSDVAMNFVKINGGREYIVDLMSDPGTLIPSDAAGSHIEYDDSCFSASPLSRDIDSSHVASSSSGVGSSFEDHSDFGTFENKSRLRNPHSTGRDSDDKEELTAHSQLPVESKVEETKAEGESKILSDDFKKPPNAEKGLVWDFPNKSSYPHGHGHARSPSWTEGVGSPAVRKKKVKDVSKYMIDAAKENPKLAQKLHDVLLESGVIAPPNLFTEIYQDHLDASTAEANAQKDYAGETKEGSGSGNRENRGQDDIARPSFLPPLPHHKVHTKTNSPGQQELLKLVEGLGVNLGRDNREITGHVISSPAEINPAKYGKNVPVAAAAAAAAAVVASSMVVAAAKTSADSNLELPVAAAATATAAAVVATTAAVSKQYEQGMRSDGDTDSGGYEPRGSGDREHDAVVGTNSEGERVSDKSVGNDSSRSDSIDDVAECEIPWDEITMGERIGLGSYGEVYRGEWHGTDVAVKRFLDQDISGESLVEFMKEVRIMKRLRHPNVVLFMGAVTRTPNLSIVTEFLPRGSLYRLLHRPNNQLDERRRLRMALDAARGMNYLHTCSPVIVHRDLKSPNLLVDKNWVVKVCDFGLSKIKHSTFLSSRSTAGTAEWMAPEVLRNEPSDEKCDVYSFGVILWELSTMQQPWGGMNPMQVVGAVGFQHRRLDIPDDMDPAIADIIRKCWQTDPRSRPTFSEIMAALKPLQRPINNSAQIPKPGASMGRERVHQPPRVSEEPTD, from the exons ATGCCTTCCCTCATTGATCTACAAGGAACACCTGTATCCGAGGGAGTTGCCTGGGAAGCAGTTTTGGTTAATAAGGCTGCAGATTCAAATTTATTGAAGCTTGAGCAGGTGGCACTAGAGATGGCTGTAAAGTCGAGATCAGATTCTTTGGTTTTTGTAAATAGCGATTTGGTGAGAAAACTTGCTGTTTTAGTAGCCAACTATATGGGTGGGCCGGTTGGGAATCCTGAAAACATGTTGCGAGAATGGCAAAACCTTACATACAATTTGAAAGCAACACATGGGAGCATGGTTTTGCCGCTTGGTTCTCTGAAAATTGGATTGGCTCGTCATCGGGCATTGCTATTCAAG GTTTTGGCTGATAGTGTGACTATTCCGTGCCGACTAGTTAAGGGGCCGCAATATACTGGCTCCAGTGATGTGGCTATGAATTTTGTAAAGATTAATGGCGGAAG GGAGTACATTGTTGATCTAATGTCGGATCCCGGCACACTCATTCCATCTGATGCAGCTGGATCGCATATAGAATACGACGATTCTTGCTTCTCGGCTAGTCCTTTATCCAGAGACATTGATTCATCTCATGTAGCTTCTTCCAGTAGTGGAGTTGGAAGTTCATTTGAGGATCATTCAGATTTCGGGACATTTGAAAACAAATCTAGGTTAAGAAATCCGCATTCCACGGGGAGGGATTCTGATGACAAAGAGGAATTAACCGCTCATTCACAACTACCCGTGGAATCTAAAGTTGAGGAAACAAAAGCTGAGGGAGAATCGAAGATTCTCTCGGACGATTTTAAAAAACCACCCAATGCCGAGAAGGGACTTGTGTGGGATTTTCCGAACAAAAGTAGCTACCCTCATGGTCATGGGCATGCGAGATCTCCTTCTTGGACTGAAGGTGTCGGTTCTCCTGCTGTTCGTAAAAAGAAAGTGAAGGATGTTTCGAAATACATGATAGATGCAGCCAAAGAAAACCCGAAGTTGGCTCAAAAACTTCATGATGTGTTGCTTGAAAGCGGTGTTATTGCTCCCCCGAATCTGTTTACAGAAATCTATCAAGATCACTTAGATGCATCAACAGCTGAGGCTAATGCCCAAAAAGATTACGCGGGTGAAACTAAAGAAGGCTCTGGAAGTGGAAACCGAGAAAATAGAGGCCAAGATGATATTGCTCGGCCTTCCTTTCTTCCTCCTTTACCACACCACAAGGTACACACGAAAACAAACTCTCCTGGTCAACAAGAGCTTCTAAAACTTGTTGAAGGTTTAGGGGTAAACCTTGGACGTGATAATCGAGAAATAACAGGACACGTTATTTCATCACCAGCCGAAATAAATCCAGCGAAATATGGTAAAAATGTCCCTGTTGCTGCTGCTGCAGCAGCTGCAGCAGCTGTTGTTGCATCTTCGATGGTTGTTGCTGCAGCAAAGACAAGTGCTGATTCAAATCTCGAACTTCCTGTAGCAGCAGCAGCCACTGCTACGGCTGCAGCTGTGGTTGCAACAACTGCAGCTGTCAGTAAGCAATACGAGCAGGGTATGCGAAGTGATGGTGACACAGATAGCGGTGGTTATGAACCCCGAGGTAGTGGTGACCGTGAACATGATGCTGTCGTGGGAACAAATTCAGAAGGCGAGAGAGTATCGGATAAGTCAGTAGGTAACGATAGCTCGAGATCTGACTCAATTGACGATGTTGCTGAGTGTGAGATTCCGTGGGATGAAATCACCATGGGTGAGCGTATCGGACTTG GATCCTATGGGGAGGTTTACCGTGGAGAGTGGCATGGAACT GACGTTGCTGTGAAGAGGTTCCTTGACCAAGATATTTCAGGCGAATCACTCGTCGAGTTCATGAAAGAG GTTCGAATAATGAAAAGACTCAGACATCCCAATGTTGTCCTGTTCATGGGCGCTGTGACACGAACTCCAAATCTTTCGATTGTTACGGAGTTTCTTCCAAG AGGTAGTTTATATAGGTTACTTCATCGGCCTAACAATCAATTAGATGAACGACGGCGTTTGAGAATGGCTCTTGATGCT GCTCGGGGAATGAATTATTTGCACACGTGCTCGCCAGTGATTGTACATCGCGATTTGAAGTCCCCGAATCTTCTCGTCGATAAGAATTGGGTAGTTAAG GTCTGTGATTTCGGACTGTCTAAAATTAAGCATAGCACATTTCTCTCTTCGAGGTCCACTGCAGGAACG GCTGAATGGATGGCTCCCGAAGTGTTACGAAACGAACCTTCCGATGAGAA GTGTGATGTTTATAGCTTCGGGGTAATATTATGGGAACTTTCTACAATGCAACAGCCGTGGGGCGGAATGAATCCAATGCAAGTTGTTGGTGCAGTTGGATTTCAACATCGTCGTCTCGATATTCCAGACGATATGGATCCTGCTATTGCGGATATCATCCGAAAATGTTGGCAAAC AGATCCAAGATCAAGACCGACATTTTCCGAGATCATGGCAGCTCTGAAGCCGCTACAAAGGCCGATAAACAACAGCGCACAAATTCCTAAACCCGGTGCATCAATGGGACGCGAGAGAGTTCATCAACCCCCACGAGTTTCGGAAGAACCTACCGACTAA
- the LOC133036341 gene encoding peptidyl-prolyl cis-trans isomerase FKBP17-2, chloroplastic, with amino-acid sequence MASFFGSPPFLSHPLTPKTLNFSSSSSQTPPPPTPPPPPPPTPPSSSKALSNNSSQPMEQVPIKKQQQQQQKGYSSNLKADSTDWIASSLTRRFGLGAGLAWAGFLAFGVVSEQIKTRFEVSQEQANTRNVEEEEEVVLPNGIRYVELKLGGGATPRPGDLVVIDLQGKVEGSGEVFVDTFEKDKKPLALVLGSRPYSKGVCEGIEYVIRSMKGGGKRRVIIPPNLGFRENGADLGTGVQIPPLATLEYIVQVDKVSIAPA; translated from the exons atggcTTCTTTCTTTGGCTCACCACCATTTCTATCTCACCCTCTAACTCCTAAAACTCTCAACTTCTCATCCTCTTCATCCCAAACACCACCTCCCCCGACACCGCCACCGCCACCGCCACCGACACCACCATCATCATCTAAGGCATTAAGCAATAATTCTAGCCAACCAATGGAACAAGTCCCAatcaaaaaacaacaacaacaacaacaaaagggTTATTCTTCAAATTTAAAGGCTGATTCCACAGATTGGATAGCTTCAAGTTTAACTAGGAGATTTGGGCTTGGTGCTGGGCTTGCTTGGGCTGGATTTTTAGCTTTTGGTGTTGTTTCTGAACAGATAAAGACTCGTTTTGAAGTCTCTCAAGAACAAGCAAACACAAG AAATGTGGAGGAGGAAGAAGAGGTGGTATTGCCTAATGGCATAAG ATATGTCGAGTTAAAACTAGGAGGTGGAGCTACTCCGAGGCCGGGAGATTTGGTGGTGATTGATCTCCAAGGCAAAGTAGAAGGAAGTGGGGAAGTGTTTGTGGATACATTTGAGAAAGATAAGAAGCCTTTGGCTTTAGTATTGGGATCAAGACCTTATAGTAAAGGAGTTTGTGAAGGTATAGAGTATGTGATTAGATCAATGAAGGGAGGAGGTAAGAGGAGAGTAATAATTCCTCCAAATTTGGGTTTTAGAGAAAATGGTGCTGATTTAGGGACTGGTGTGCAAATTCCTCCTTTGGCAACACTTGAATACATTGTTCAAGTTGAT
- the LOC133036339 gene encoding probable serine/threonine-protein kinase SIS8 isoform X1 produces the protein MKNLLKKLHIMSNQPEDVEGGSTSSRSNNKSIIDGSSPDRHLVPRSHHSSENKPFSGLSGWLNSVANRHSSNIRTERTELPSDEVSIVSGLDVSSSDVLRADSGSSNSRDPDVEEEYQIQIALEMSAREDPEAVQIEAVKQISLGSCAVDNTPAEVVAYRYWNYNALSYDDKILDGFYDLYGILTESTSERMPSLIDLQGTPVSEGVAWEAVLVNKAADSNLLKLEQVALEMAVKSRSDSLVFVNSDLVRKLAVLVANYMGGPVGNPENMLREWQNLTYNLKATHGSMVLPLGSLKIGLARHRALLFKVLADSVTIPCRLVKGPQYTGSSDVAMNFVKINGGREYIVDLMSDPGTLIPSDAAGSHIEYDDSCFSASPLSRDIDSSHVASSSSGVGSSFEDHSDFGTFENKSRLRNPHSTGRDSDDKEELTAHSQLPVESKVEETKAEGESKILSDDFKKPPNAEKGLVWDFPNKSSYPHGHGHARSPSWTEGVGSPAVRKKKVKDVSKYMIDAAKENPKLAQKLHDVLLESGVIAPPNLFTEIYQDHLDASTAEANAQKDYAGETKEGSGSGNRENRGQDDIARPSFLPPLPHHKVHTKTNSPGQQELLKLVEGLGVNLGRDNREITGHVISSPAEINPAKYGKNVPVAAAAAAAAAVVASSMVVAAAKTSADSNLELPVAAAATATAAAVVATTAAVSKQYEQGMRSDGDTDSGGYEPRGSGDREHDAVVGTNSEGERVSDKSVGNDSSRSDSIDDVAECEIPWDEITMGERIGLGSYGEVYRGEWHGTDVAVKRFLDQDISGESLVEFMKEVRIMKRLRHPNVVLFMGAVTRTPNLSIVTEFLPRGSLYRLLHRPNNQLDERRRLRMALDAARGMNYLHTCSPVIVHRDLKSPNLLVDKNWVVKVCDFGLSKIKHSTFLSSRSTAGTAEWMAPEVLRNEPSDEKCDVYSFGVILWELSTMQQPWGGMNPMQVVGAVGFQHRRLDIPDDMDPAIADIIRKCWQTDPRSRPTFSEIMAALKPLQRPINNSAQIPKPGASMGRERVHQPPRVSEEPTD, from the exons ATGAAGAACTTGCTTAAGAAACTCCACATCATGTCAAATCAACCAGAAGATGTAGAAGGAGGATCTACTTCATCTAGGAGCAATAATAAGTCCATTATTGATGGTTCTTCTCCTGATAGACATTTAGTTCCAAGGTCTCATCATAGTTCTGAGAACAAACCCTTTTCAGGTCTCTCTGGATGGTTGAATTCAGTTGCTAATAGACATAGCTCAAACATTAGAACTGAGAGAACAGAACTACCATCTGATGAAGTTAGTATTGTGTCTGGTTTAGATGTTAGTTCTTCAGATGTATTGAGGGCTGATTCAGGGTCTAGTAACTCAAGAGATCCTGATGTTGAGGAAGAATATCAGATACAAATTGCTTTGGAAATGAGTGCTAGGGAAGATCCAGAGGCAGTTCAAATTGAAGCTGTGAAACAGATTAGTTTGGGTTCTTGTGCTGTGGATAATACTCCAGCTGAAGTTGTTGCTTACAGATATTgg AATTACAATGCTCTTAGCTACGATGACAAGATCTTGGATGGCTTCTATGACCTGTATGGAATCTTGACCGAGTCCACCTCAGAAAGAATGCCTTCCCTCATTGATCTACAAGGAACACCTGTATCCGAGGGAGTTGCCTGGGAAGCAGTTTTGGTTAATAAGGCTGCAGATTCAAATTTATTGAAGCTTGAGCAGGTGGCACTAGAGATGGCTGTAAAGTCGAGATCAGATTCTTTGGTTTTTGTAAATAGCGATTTGGTGAGAAAACTTGCTGTTTTAGTAGCCAACTATATGGGTGGGCCGGTTGGGAATCCTGAAAACATGTTGCGAGAATGGCAAAACCTTACATACAATTTGAAAGCAACACATGGGAGCATGGTTTTGCCGCTTGGTTCTCTGAAAATTGGATTGGCTCGTCATCGGGCATTGCTATTCAAG GTTTTGGCTGATAGTGTGACTATTCCGTGCCGACTAGTTAAGGGGCCGCAATATACTGGCTCCAGTGATGTGGCTATGAATTTTGTAAAGATTAATGGCGGAAG GGAGTACATTGTTGATCTAATGTCGGATCCCGGCACACTCATTCCATCTGATGCAGCTGGATCGCATATAGAATACGACGATTCTTGCTTCTCGGCTAGTCCTTTATCCAGAGACATTGATTCATCTCATGTAGCTTCTTCCAGTAGTGGAGTTGGAAGTTCATTTGAGGATCATTCAGATTTCGGGACATTTGAAAACAAATCTAGGTTAAGAAATCCGCATTCCACGGGGAGGGATTCTGATGACAAAGAGGAATTAACCGCTCATTCACAACTACCCGTGGAATCTAAAGTTGAGGAAACAAAAGCTGAGGGAGAATCGAAGATTCTCTCGGACGATTTTAAAAAACCACCCAATGCCGAGAAGGGACTTGTGTGGGATTTTCCGAACAAAAGTAGCTACCCTCATGGTCATGGGCATGCGAGATCTCCTTCTTGGACTGAAGGTGTCGGTTCTCCTGCTGTTCGTAAAAAGAAAGTGAAGGATGTTTCGAAATACATGATAGATGCAGCCAAAGAAAACCCGAAGTTGGCTCAAAAACTTCATGATGTGTTGCTTGAAAGCGGTGTTATTGCTCCCCCGAATCTGTTTACAGAAATCTATCAAGATCACTTAGATGCATCAACAGCTGAGGCTAATGCCCAAAAAGATTACGCGGGTGAAACTAAAGAAGGCTCTGGAAGTGGAAACCGAGAAAATAGAGGCCAAGATGATATTGCTCGGCCTTCCTTTCTTCCTCCTTTACCACACCACAAGGTACACACGAAAACAAACTCTCCTGGTCAACAAGAGCTTCTAAAACTTGTTGAAGGTTTAGGGGTAAACCTTGGACGTGATAATCGAGAAATAACAGGACACGTTATTTCATCACCAGCCGAAATAAATCCAGCGAAATATGGTAAAAATGTCCCTGTTGCTGCTGCTGCAGCAGCTGCAGCAGCTGTTGTTGCATCTTCGATGGTTGTTGCTGCAGCAAAGACAAGTGCTGATTCAAATCTCGAACTTCCTGTAGCAGCAGCAGCCACTGCTACGGCTGCAGCTGTGGTTGCAACAACTGCAGCTGTCAGTAAGCAATACGAGCAGGGTATGCGAAGTGATGGTGACACAGATAGCGGTGGTTATGAACCCCGAGGTAGTGGTGACCGTGAACATGATGCTGTCGTGGGAACAAATTCAGAAGGCGAGAGAGTATCGGATAAGTCAGTAGGTAACGATAGCTCGAGATCTGACTCAATTGACGATGTTGCTGAGTGTGAGATTCCGTGGGATGAAATCACCATGGGTGAGCGTATCGGACTTG GATCCTATGGGGAGGTTTACCGTGGAGAGTGGCATGGAACT GACGTTGCTGTGAAGAGGTTCCTTGACCAAGATATTTCAGGCGAATCACTCGTCGAGTTCATGAAAGAG GTTCGAATAATGAAAAGACTCAGACATCCCAATGTTGTCCTGTTCATGGGCGCTGTGACACGAACTCCAAATCTTTCGATTGTTACGGAGTTTCTTCCAAG AGGTAGTTTATATAGGTTACTTCATCGGCCTAACAATCAATTAGATGAACGACGGCGTTTGAGAATGGCTCTTGATGCT GCTCGGGGAATGAATTATTTGCACACGTGCTCGCCAGTGATTGTACATCGCGATTTGAAGTCCCCGAATCTTCTCGTCGATAAGAATTGGGTAGTTAAG GTCTGTGATTTCGGACTGTCTAAAATTAAGCATAGCACATTTCTCTCTTCGAGGTCCACTGCAGGAACG GCTGAATGGATGGCTCCCGAAGTGTTACGAAACGAACCTTCCGATGAGAA GTGTGATGTTTATAGCTTCGGGGTAATATTATGGGAACTTTCTACAATGCAACAGCCGTGGGGCGGAATGAATCCAATGCAAGTTGTTGGTGCAGTTGGATTTCAACATCGTCGTCTCGATATTCCAGACGATATGGATCCTGCTATTGCGGATATCATCCGAAAATGTTGGCAAAC AGATCCAAGATCAAGACCGACATTTTCCGAGATCATGGCAGCTCTGAAGCCGCTACAAAGGCCGATAAACAACAGCGCACAAATTCCTAAACCCGGTGCATCAATGGGACGCGAGAGAGTTCATCAACCCCCACGAGTTTCGGAAGAACCTACCGACTAA